CGCTGGGTGGCCAGGACCATGTCCTGCGCGCTGAGGCCCGCGCCGGTCAGCTCGTTGAGGGCCAGGATGACGGCGCATTCTATGGCGTGCGAGGAGGAGAGTCCGGCCCCGCGCGGCACGTCCGAGTCGAGGAGCAGGTCCAGGCCCGGGACGGCGAGGCCCCGCTGCTGCAGGGCCCAGAGCACACCGAGCGGATACTTCGTCCAGCCCCTGGCCGCGGCGGGCTCCAAGGCCGCGGCGTCCGCCGTCGTCAGCCCCTGGTTTCCGAAGGTTGACAGCATCCGCACGGTGGAGTCGGGGCGGAGGCGGACGGCCACCCTGGCGGCCCGGTCAATGGCGAACGGCAGCACGAAGCCCTCGTTGTAGTCGGTGTGCTCACCGATGAGGTTGACCCGGCCCGGGGCCTGCCAGACGCCGTCGGGGGCGGCCCCGAAGACGGCCTCGAACCTGGAACGGAGTTCCGTGGTGCCGAGCGGGACGTTCATCGTGTGCTGCCTTCCGTGCCGGTGGTGTCCGCGGCGCCGCGGAGCCGCTCCGCGACGGCCTCCGGGGTGGTGTCGTTGATAAACGCCCCCATGGCCGCCTCGGAGCCGGCCAGGTATTTCAGCTTGTCCGCGGCGCGGCGGGGCGAGGTCAGCTGCAGGTGCAGGTAGCCGGCCGGGCGCAGCAGCTTATCCAGCGGCGCCTGCTGCCAAGCCGCGATGTAGGGCGTGGGGGTCGGGTAGAGGGCATCGAGGCGCCGGAGCAGGTCCAGGTACAGCCGCGCGAGTTCGTCTTTCTCGCCGTCGTCGAGGCCCGCGAGGTCGGCCACCTGCCGGTGCGGGACCAGGTGCACCTCCAGCGGCCAACGGGCGGCGAATGGGACATAGGCGCTGAAGTGCCGGCCCTCGAGCACCATCCGGCTGCCGTCGGTCCGTTCGGCGCGCAACAGCGATCCGGTCAGGGTGTCCCGGCCGCCGGCGTCGTCGTAGTACTTCCGGGCCGCGGCGGCCAGCACGGCGGCCCGCGGCGGAACATACGGGTAGGCGTAGATCTGGCCGTGCGGGTGGTGCAGCGTGACGCCGATCTGCGCGCCACGGTTCTCGAACGGGAACACCTGGCGGATCCCGGGCAGTGCGCTGAGCGCTGCGGTGCGGGCGGCCCAGGCCTCCACCACGGTGCGGGCCCGGACCTCGCCGAGGCCGCTGAAGGAGCCGGTGTGGTCCTGCGTGAAGGAGACCACCTCGCAGCGACCGTACGCCGGGACGCTGGTTCCCCACGCCGGCCGCGCAGGGAGCCGTCCGACGTCGGGCCCCAGGGAGGGGAAGCGGTTTTCAAACACCACAACGTCGTAGTCCGGCGCCGGGATCTCCGAGGGGTTCTCCGGAGTGCTGGGGCAGAGCGGGCACTCATCGGCGGGCGGGAGGTGCGTCCGGGACTGGCGGTGCGCCGCGATGGCCACCCATTCGCCGGTGAGCGCGTCGAAGCGCAGCTCGCCGGCGGCACTCCGGGCTCCGGGCGCCCTGAGGTCGGCGAAGCCCGGCCGCCGGCTGCCCCGCCGCTGCGCAGCCGCATCGGTGCCGCCGGATCCGCCGTCGGCGGCGCCGTCGGCGGCGTCATCAAAGTAATAGAGTTCCCGGCCGTCGGCGAGGGTGGCCTGGCTGATGCTGTGGGCGCGCATTCCATCATTCGATCAGACTTCGCGAGCTTCCGGCAAAGCCCCGCCGTGTGCGGGTGAAGACCCGGTTCGGTACCGTGGTGCCCATGGACCGCAGCGCTTCCCCCGAATCCCCTTCCGACGCCTCCGCCCGCCGCTACGCGAGCGGCCGGCAGTACGAGCTGCGCCGGGGCGACGCCCTGGCCATCGTGACCGAACTGGCAGCCGGACTGCGGCTGTACAGCCGTGCCGGGGTCCAGCTGACGGAGAGCTACGGGGACGACCAGATTTCCCCGGGGGCCGCCGGAATCACCCTGGCACCGTGGGCGAACCGCGTCGAGGACGGACTCTGGTACCTCGACGGGAAGAAACAGCAGCTGGACATCACCGAGGTGTCCCGCAATAACGCCAGCCACGGGCTGCTGCGCAACGCGTCCTACGAGCTCGTGGATGAAACGGAATTCTCGGTGACCCTGGAAGCGGCCGTTTTCCCGCAGCACGGCTACCCCTTCCTGCTCCGGCACCGGGTGCGCTACGAACTGGAGGGGGACCTGGGGCTCACGGTCCGGCAGACGCTGGTCAACGACTCCCAGTCGCCGGCCCCGTTTGTGCTGGGCGCCCACCCGTACCTGCGGCTGGGAGAGGTCCCGAGCGAGGACCTTACCGTGACGGTCAGCGGCCGCACCCGGCTGGTGACGGACGACCGCCTGATCCCGCGCGGCACCGAGCCGGTGGGCGGCGACTTCGACCTCCGGTCCGGCCGAGAGATCGACGGCCTCGTGCTGGATTGCGCCTACACCGACCTGGACTTCGACGGCGGCGTGGCCCGGAGCACGCTGCGCGCGCCAGACGGCCGCAGCGTGAGCCTCTGGCAGGACGAGCATTGCCGCTACGTCCATGTCTTTGTCACCGACACCTTCCCCGGCCGCACCAGGGCTGTGGCGCTCGAGCCGATGACGGGGCCGGCCAATGCCTTCAACAGCGGGGACGGCCTGGCCTGGCTGCCGGCGGGGGAGTCCTTCACCATGAGCTGGGGAATCACCGCCGCGCTCGAGGGCTAGCTGCGTTTGCCCTTCCCGTTTCACTTCGGCGGCGCACTGGGGAATTATGGGGCTATGACGCCAGCTGAGGACGCCACCCCCCGATCAGACTCCGAGCTCCCCGGGTATGCCGCCCCCGGGCTCTCCGCCCCCGCCGCGGACCCCGGACCGACGGCTGCCGGGACCGTGCCCGCACCCATGCCCCGCAGCGACCAGCCCCGCAGCGACCGGCAACTGGACGAGGACATCCCGTACGGGGTGCGGATCGCGGCGTCATGGGCGTGGAGGATCGGACTCATCCTGGTCGTCGCCGCTGCGCTCATCTGGCTGCTGAGCAAGATCACCTTCCTCATCATCCCCGTGATGGTCGCCGCGCTGCTGGCCGGGCTGCTCAGCCCGATCACGCGGTGGCTTCGCCGGCGCCGGGTGCCCAACGGCGCCGCCGTGGCACTGACCGTACTCGGCTTCATCGGGCTCATCGCGGGCGCCCTCGCCCTGGTCGGCCGCCAGCTCACCGCCGGCTTCGGCGAGCTCTGGAGCCAAGCGCTCACCGGCGTGGAGCAGGTCCAGACCTGGCTGGCCGAGGGCCCGCTGCACCTGACAGCAGCCCAGATCGACACCTACATCAAGGAAGGCACCGCGGCGCTGCAGAACAACAGCAGCAGCATCCTCAGCGGGGCGCTCACCTTCGGCAGCACCGCGGGGCACTTCGCCGCCGGGCTCCTGCTGGCGCTCTTCGTCCTGATCTTCTTCCTGCTCGAGGGCGACCGGATCTGGGGCTTCCTGGTCCGGCTGATGCCGCGGAAGGCCCGCCGGGCCGTCGACGGCGCCGGCCGCCGCGGCTGGACCTCGATGGTCAGCTACGCACGGATACAGATGTTCGTCGCGTTCGTGGACGCCGTCGGGATCGGCGTCGGTGCCGCGATCATCGGCGTCCCGCTGGCCCTGCCGCTCGGTGTACTGGTCTTCATCGGCTCGTTTATCCCGGTCGTCGGCGCGCTCGTGACCGGCGCCATCGCCGTGCTGCTGGCGCTCGTGGCCAACGGGCTGGTCAATGCGCTGGTGATGCTCGGCATCGTGCTGCTGGTCCAGCAACTCGAAAGCCACATCCTGCAGCCCCTGGTGATGGGCAAGGCCGTCTCGCTCCACCCGGTGGCCGTGATCCTGTCCGTGGCCGCCGGTTCCTACCTCGCCGGGATCCCAGGAGCCCTGTTCTCGGTCCCGATCCTCGCCGTAGCAAACTCGGCCGTTCGGTACATTGCGGGCAGAACGTGGGAACATGATGATGAGCTGGCTGCCGCGAGCCCCCAGGGATCCCCTGCACTCGCCGGCGCCGGCGAGGACCCGAGCTTCAGGGAGGTCCACCTCCCTGGCGCCGATGCCGGAACCCCCAAAGGAGACTAGTTCGTGAATACCCTCGAGAGCCTGCCCGTCACGCTGGACGATGTCCTGGAGGCGCAGAAGCTGCTCGACGGGATTATTACGCGGACCCCGGTGGAGTCTTCCCGGGCCCTCGGCAGCATCGCCGGCGGCGAGGTCTACTTCAAATGCGAGAACCTGCAGCGCGCCGGTTCCTTCAAGGTGCGCGGCGCTTACGTCCGGATGGCCAAGCTCTCCGTCGAGGAGAAAAAGCGCGGCGTCGTGGCGGCGTCGGCCGGCAACCATGCCCAAGGCGTCGCCGTCGCGGCGAAGGCCCTCGGCATCAAGGCCCGCATCTATATGCCGCTGGGGGTCGCCCTGCCCAAGCTGGCCGCGACCCGCAGCCACGGCGCCGAGGTGGTGCTGCACGGCCACAACGTTGATGAGGCGCTCGCCGAGGCCAAGCGCTACGCCGACGAAACGGGCGCCGTGTTTGTCCACCCCTTCGACGACGTCGACGTCGTCGCCGGCCAGGGGACCGTCGGCCTGGAAATCCTCGAACAGATCCCCAACGTGGACACCATCCTGATGGGCGTCGGCGGCGGCGGGCTGCTGGCCGGCGTCGCCGTCGCGGTCAAAGCCCGGGCCAAGGAACTCGGCCGGAACATCCGGATCATCGGCGTGCAGGCCGAAAACGCCGCCGCCTACCCGCCCTCGCTGGCCGCGGACGCGCTCGTGCCGCTCAAGCGCGTCTCCACGATGGCCGACGGCATCGCCGTGGGCCGGCCGGGGCAGCTGCCGTTCAGCATCATCCGCGAGCTCGTGGACGACGTCGTTACGGTCAGCGAGGACGCACTGGCCCGCGCGCTGATCTTCCTGCTCGAGCGGGCCAAGATGGTGGTCGAACCGGCCGGCGCCGTGGGCGTGGCCGCCCTGATGGAGGGCAAGATCGAGAACCCCGGAACCACCGCCGTGGTCCTCTCCGGCGGCAACATCGACCCCATGCTGATGCTCAAGGTCATCCAGCGCGGCCTCTCCGCCGCCGGCCGCTACATGACCGTGCGGATGATGCTTGATGACCGCCCGGGCTCGCTGGCAACGATCGCCCGGATCATCGCCGAAAACGATGCCAACGTCACCGGTCTGGACCACACCCGGGTGGGCGGTTCGATCAGCATGGGCGACGTGTCCATCACGGTCAACCTCGAAACCAAGGGCCACGAGCACTGCGAACAGGTCCTGGGCGCGCTCCGAGCCGAGGGTTTCCAGCCGATCGTGGTGCACTAGGCGGTCGCGGTGCTCGACGCGTCCAAGGGGGAGCGGCGCGGTGACACCCCCGCCGTCCGAGCCCGCCGGGGACTTCAGGTGGTGGGTTCGTTCGTGCTGCTGCTCTACGCGATCGAGTTCCTCAACGCCCTGATGCTGCACTCACTCAACAGAACCTTCGGGCTGCGCCCCCGCACTCCGGACGGGCTGCTGGACATCCTCACGTTTCCGCTGCTGCACGCCAACCTCGCCCACCTGCTCTCGAACACGCTTCCGCTGATCATCTTCGGGTTCCTGGTTTTCCTGTCCGGAGCGCGGGTCTTTGCCACCGCCCTCGCCTCGAGCTGGCTGGGATCGGGCGTGGTGGTGTGGCTGATCGGCGGCTACAACATCACGGTGGGCGCGTCCGGGCTGGTCTTCGGGCTCTTCGCGTTCCTGCTGGTGCGCGGCTTCTTCAACCGCCACTGGGGGCAAATCCTGCTCTCCGTATTGCTCTTTTTGGCCTACGGCGGGATTCTTTTCGGGGTGCTGCCCACCGTGGCGGGTTATGTTTCCTGGCAGGCGCACCTGGGCGGGGCCGTCGGCGGAGTGGTGGCGGCGCTGCTGCTGAGCCAGCGCCGGCCGGCTTAAACATCGACGCCGGCCCTCCCGCAGGGGGAGGGCCGGCGTCGGGAGCTGGTGCGACTAGCCGACGTACGGCTTGGCGGAGATGATCTCCACCGTGATGTCCTTGCCGTTCGGGGCGGTGTAGCTGAGCTTGTCGCCCTCCTTGTGGCCGACGATGGCCGAACCCAGCGGGGACTTCTCGCTGAAGACGTCCAGCTCGGAGTCACCGGCGATTTCGCGGGAGCCGAGCAGGAATGTCTCTTCGTCCCCGGCGATCTTCGCGACCACGATCATGCCGGCCTCAACGATGCCGTCGTCGGCCGCGGCTTCACCAACGTGCGCGTCGCGCAGCAGCACGGTGAGCTGGCGGATGCGCGCCTCGATCTTGCCCTGCTCTTCCTTGGCTGCGTGGTAGCCGCCGTTCTCCTTGAGGTCGCCTTCCTGGCGGGCAGCTTCGATCTTCTGAACGATGTCTGCACGGCCGGCGCCGGAGAGGTGGTCCAGCTCTGCCTTCAGGCGGTCAAAAGCTTCCTGGGTGAGCCAAGCTGCAGTTGCGCTGTTGGTGGTCGACACGGACTTCTCCTTTTGATGGTCAAACAAGCTGGTCAAACAAGCAAAGACCCCGCCACGGTGGCCACTTATGGATCTCAGTAACCAGCTCAGCGGGGCAGGGGTATTGATCCATTGTAGTCAATGCTGTGGATAAACCCAAGAACCGCTGCGGTGCAGGTCACACCGTGTTACGGCGGCCGCCCTTTTTGACCGCGGGTTAACGGCCGGGCGGCGCTACTTGGCGGCGTCCGGGATCCAGCAGTTGTCCACGACGGCTGACACGGCCTGCGATTCGGTGTGCAACCTCACCCGGTGCACCGTGGTGCGGCCGCCGTCGGTGCCCGCATCGGCGGCGTTGGGACCGACGTCGAGGACCTTCCAGCCGACCACGGCGAACTTCGAGTCGAGGGCCTTGACCGCGCACTTGGCCGCAGTCCCCGGATTCTTGGTGACCTGGAAATCAATCTCGGCCAGGGTGGCGTCGGGGGTGCTGTAGCCGATGTCCTTGAAACCGACGGACTCGGTGGCCGCCGACGTCGAGATCCAGGCCATAACGCCGATCCCGGCGGCCAGGGCAACGATCAGGAGGTTCCGCTTTGCCTTGCCGCCCAGGGCACGCTTTTGGCCGCCGTAACGATTGGCTAGGCTGGTAGGTGCCGGCGCGGGCGCGGCAGGCTGCTCCTCAGAAGTCACCAGTCCAGTTTAGTGTGGATCGGGCCGGGGAAAATCCGCACCCATGTTCCGCCCCGGCACCCGGTCCAGCACCGAATCCGCACTAGAAATCCGCAGTAGATATCCGCAGTAGAAAGAGGAGCCGTCCGACGATGACAGCGTCCCCCAGTCAGCCGGCCCCGCTCAGGCTGCTAGCCGTCCATGCGCACCCCGACGACGAGTCCAGCAAGGGTGCGGCGACGATGGCCATGTACGCCGCCTCCGGCGTCGAGGTGATGGTGGCCACCTGCACCGACGGTTCCCGCGGAGACATCCAGAACCCGGCGATGGAGAGTGCTCCGCACCCCAAGCGGGACATGGCCGGCGCCCGCCGGTTGGAGATGGCGAACGCGGCCAGGGTTCTCGGGATCCGCCAGCGCTGGATTGGCTTCGTCGACTCGGGCCTGCCGGAGGGAGACCCGCTCCCGCCGCTCCCGGTCGGTTCCTTCGCGACGCTGCCGCTGGAGCGGGCAGCGGCGCCGCTGGTCCGGCTGGTCCGTGAGTTCAAGCCGCAGGTCATCCTCAGCTATGACGAGAACGGCGGCTATCCCCACCCGGATCACATCATGGCGCACCGCGTCGCCGTTGAGGCCTTCGAGGCCGCCGGCGACCCGGCGAGGTACCCGGGCACGGGGGAGGCCTGGGCCCCGGCCAAGCTCTACTACGATCGCGCCTTCAGCCCGGAACGCTTCCGCGCCCTGCACTACGCCCTGGAGGAGGCCGGGCTGCAGTCGCCCTACGCCGAACGGCTCGCCGCGTGGCTGGAGGCCGACGCGGAGGGCCACACCCCGCCGGCACCCACCCATCCCACTACCACGCAGATCGAGTGCGGGGACTACTTCGAGGCCCGCGATGACGCCCTGCGCTCGCACCGGACCCAGATCGACCCGGAAGGCTTCTTCTTCGCCGTATCGCCGGAGATGCAGCGGCAGACCTGGCCGTGGGAGGACTACTCGCTGATCCAGTCCCGGGTCCCCACCGAGGTGCCCGAAACGGACTTCTTCGCCGGGCTAAGATAGATCCAGCAGGGACTTCTATGCCGCGTAGAAATGCGGCAGGCAAAGTTCCGCAAAAGACGCTCCCCACAGAAGGTTTCCACCGTGCATTCCTTGCTCACCGCCCTGGCGACATCCCCGTCGCCCGCACCGTCGCCGTCGTTGCGCCCCGGGCTCGACCAGGACCAGGTCACCCCGGGCCTGCTGGG
The nucleotide sequence above comes from Arthrobacter sp. KBS0702. Encoded proteins:
- a CDS encoding AI-2E family transporter gives rise to the protein MTPAEDATPRSDSELPGYAAPGLSAPAADPGPTAAGTVPAPMPRSDQPRSDRQLDEDIPYGVRIAASWAWRIGLILVVAAALIWLLSKITFLIIPVMVAALLAGLLSPITRWLRRRRVPNGAAVALTVLGFIGLIAGALALVGRQLTAGFGELWSQALTGVEQVQTWLAEGPLHLTAAQIDTYIKEGTAALQNNSSSILSGALTFGSTAGHFAAGLLLALFVLIFFLLEGDRIWGFLVRLMPRKARRAVDGAGRRGWTSMVSYARIQMFVAFVDAVGIGVGAAIIGVPLALPLGVLVFIGSFIPVVGALVTGAIAVLLALVANGLVNALVMLGIVLLVQQLESHILQPLVMGKAVSLHPVAVILSVAAGSYLAGIPGALFSVPILAVANSAVRYIAGRTWEHDDELAAASPQGSPALAGAGEDPSFREVHLPGADAGTPKGD
- a CDS encoding rhomboid family intramembrane serine protease; the protein is MLDASKGERRGDTPAVRARRGLQVVGSFVLLLYAIEFLNALMLHSLNRTFGLRPRTPDGLLDILTFPLLHANLAHLLSNTLPLIIFGFLVFLSGARVFATALASSWLGSGVVVWLIGGYNITVGASGLVFGLFAFLLVRGFFNRHWGQILLSVLLFLAYGGILFGVLPTVAGYVSWQAHLGGAVGGVVAALLLSQRRPA
- the greA gene encoding transcription elongation factor GreA, yielding MSTTNSATAAWLTQEAFDRLKAELDHLSGAGRADIVQKIEAARQEGDLKENGGYHAAKEEQGKIEARIRQLTVLLRDAHVGEAAADDGIVEAGMIVVAKIAGDEETFLLGSREIAGDSELDVFSEKSPLGSAIVGHKEGDKLSYTAPNGKDITVEIISAKPYVG
- the mca gene encoding mycothiol conjugate amidase Mca produces the protein MTASPSQPAPLRLLAVHAHPDDESSKGAATMAMYAASGVEVMVATCTDGSRGDIQNPAMESAPHPKRDMAGARRLEMANAARVLGIRQRWIGFVDSGLPEGDPLPPLPVGSFATLPLERAAAPLVRLVREFKPQVILSYDENGGYPHPDHIMAHRVAVEAFEAAGDPARYPGTGEAWAPAKLYYDRAFSPERFRALHYALEEAGLQSPYAERLAAWLEADAEGHTPPAPTHPTTTQIECGDYFEARDDALRSHRTQIDPEGFFFAVSPEMQRQTWPWEDYSLIQSRVPTEVPETDFFAGLR
- a CDS encoding DUF4307 domain-containing protein — encoded protein: MTSEEQPAAPAPAPTSLANRYGGQKRALGGKAKRNLLIVALAAGIGVMAWISTSAATESVGFKDIGYSTPDATLAEIDFQVTKNPGTAAKCAVKALDSKFAVVGWKVLDVGPNAADAGTDGGRTTVHRVRLHTESQAVSAVVDNCWIPDAAK
- a CDS encoding aldose 1-epimerase family protein, whose protein sequence is MDRSASPESPSDASARRYASGRQYELRRGDALAIVTELAAGLRLYSRAGVQLTESYGDDQISPGAAGITLAPWANRVEDGLWYLDGKKQQLDITEVSRNNASHGLLRNASYELVDETEFSVTLEAAVFPQHGYPFLLRHRVRYELEGDLGLTVRQTLVNDSQSPAPFVLGAHPYLRLGEVPSEDLTVTVSGRTRLVTDDRLIPRGTEPVGGDFDLRSGREIDGLVLDCAYTDLDFDGGVARSTLRAPDGRSVSLWQDEHCRYVHVFVTDTFPGRTRAVALEPMTGPANAFNSGDGLAWLPAGESFTMSWGITAALEG
- the ilvA gene encoding threonine ammonia-lyase, which translates into the protein MNTLESLPVTLDDVLEAQKLLDGIITRTPVESSRALGSIAGGEVYFKCENLQRAGSFKVRGAYVRMAKLSVEEKKRGVVAASAGNHAQGVAVAAKALGIKARIYMPLGVALPKLAATRSHGAEVVLHGHNVDEALAEAKRYADETGAVFVHPFDDVDVVAGQGTVGLEILEQIPNVDTILMGVGGGGLLAGVAVAVKARAKELGRNIRIIGVQAENAAAYPPSLAADALVPLKRVSTMADGIAVGRPGQLPFSIIRELVDDVVTVSEDALARALIFLLERAKMVVEPAGAVGVAALMEGKIENPGTTAVVLSGGNIDPMLMLKVIQRGLSAAGRYMTVRMMLDDRPGSLATIARIIAENDANVTGLDHTRVGGSISMGDVSITVNLETKGHEHCEQVLGALRAEGFQPIVVH
- the galT gene encoding galactose-1-phosphate uridylyltransferase translates to MRAHSISQATLADGRELYYFDDAADGAADGGSGGTDAAAQRRGSRRPGFADLRAPGARSAAGELRFDALTGEWVAIAAHRQSRTHLPPADECPLCPSTPENPSEIPAPDYDVVVFENRFPSLGPDVGRLPARPAWGTSVPAYGRCEVVSFTQDHTGSFSGLGEVRARTVVEAWAARTAALSALPGIRQVFPFENRGAQIGVTLHHPHGQIYAYPYVPPRAAVLAAAARKYYDDAGGRDTLTGSLLRAERTDGSRMVLEGRHFSAYVPFAARWPLEVHLVPHRQVADLAGLDDGEKDELARLYLDLLRRLDALYPTPTPYIAAWQQAPLDKLLRPAGYLHLQLTSPRRAADKLKYLAGSEAAMGAFINDTTPEAVAERLRGAADTTGTEGSTR